The following are encoded in a window of Lactobacillus acidophilus genomic DNA:
- the fusA gene encoding elongation factor G: protein MANKREFPLAKTRNIGIMAHIDAGKTTTTERILYYTGKIHKIGETHEGDSQMDWMDEEKERGITITSAATTAQWKDYRINIIDTPGHVDFTIEVERSLRVLDGAVTVLDAQAGVEPQTENVWRQAETYGVPRIVFVNKMDKIGADFDKSVKSLHERLNANAQAVQMPIGSADTFEGVIDLINMVADIYDEDKLGSKWDTVPVPDEYKEEAEKRRAALIEAVADVDDNIMEKYLGGEEISNDELKAAIRKATLNLEFFPVYAGSAFKNKGVQMMLDGVIDYLPSPLDVKPYVAHDPKTGDEVELMADDKKPFAALAFKIATDPFVGRLTFIRVYTGSLESGSYVLNASKNSRERVGRLLQMHANSRTEIPEVFSGDIAGAIGLKNTTTGDSLTDPDHPLILESLQVPDPVIQVSVEPKSKADRDKMDVALQKLTEEDPTFRAETNPETGQTLISGMGELHLDIMVERMRREFNVEAKIGEPQVAYRETFTKEAKAQGKFVRQSGGKGQYGDVWIDFTPNEEGKGYEFEDAIVGGVVPREFIPSVDQGLQEAMKNGVLAGYPLIDVKAKLYDGSYHEVDSSEAAFKVAASLALRNAASKAGAVILEPIMKVQVTTPEEYLGDVMGSITARRGTMEGMEDRAGAKIINSFVPLSEMFGYATTLRSSTQGRGTFTMVFDHYSPTPKSIQADIIKKRGGDAE, encoded by the coding sequence ATGGCTAACAAGCGTGAATTTCCATTAGCAAAGACACGTAATATTGGTATTATGGCCCACATCGATGCGGGTAAGACCACTACTACTGAACGTATCCTTTACTACACTGGTAAGATCCACAAAATTGGTGAAACTCACGAAGGTGATTCACAAATGGACTGGATGGATGAAGAAAAGGAACGTGGTATCACTATTACTTCCGCAGCTACTACTGCACAATGGAAGGATTACAGAATTAACATTATTGATACCCCAGGACACGTTGACTTCACTATCGAAGTAGAACGTTCACTTCGTGTTCTTGATGGTGCCGTAACTGTTCTTGATGCTCAAGCTGGTGTTGAACCACAAACTGAAAACGTATGGCGTCAAGCTGAAACTTACGGTGTTCCTCGTATTGTTTTTGTTAACAAGATGGACAAGATCGGTGCTGACTTTGACAAGTCAGTTAAGTCATTACATGAACGTTTGAACGCTAATGCTCAAGCTGTTCAAATGCCAATTGGTTCAGCAGACACTTTTGAAGGTGTTATTGACTTGATCAACATGGTTGCTGATATTTATGACGAAGACAAGCTTGGTTCTAAGTGGGATACTGTTCCAGTTCCTGACGAATACAAAGAAGAAGCTGAAAAGCGTCGTGCTGCATTGATTGAAGCTGTTGCTGATGTTGATGACAACATTATGGAAAAGTATCTTGGCGGTGAAGAAATTTCTAATGATGAATTGAAGGCTGCTATCCGTAAAGCTACTTTGAACTTGGAATTCTTCCCAGTATACGCAGGTTCAGCATTTAAGAACAAGGGTGTTCAAATGATGCTTGATGGTGTTATTGATTACTTGCCATCACCACTTGATGTTAAGCCTTATGTTGCTCATGATCCTAAGACTGGTGACGAAGTTGAACTTATGGCTGACGATAAGAAGCCATTTGCAGCTCTTGCATTTAAGATTGCTACTGACCCATTTGTAGGTCGTTTGACTTTCATCCGTGTTTACACTGGTTCTCTTGAATCAGGTTCATACGTATTGAACGCTTCAAAGAACTCACGTGAACGTGTAGGTCGTTTGCTTCAAATGCACGCTAACTCAAGAACTGAAATCCCAGAAGTATTCTCAGGTGATATTGCAGGTGCTATTGGTTTGAAGAACACCACTACTGGTGACTCATTAACTGATCCAGATCATCCACTTATTTTGGAAAGTTTGCAAGTTCCAGATCCAGTTATCCAAGTATCAGTTGAACCTAAATCAAAGGCTGACCGTGATAAGATGGACGTTGCTTTACAAAAGCTTACTGAAGAAGACCCAACTTTCCGTGCAGAAACTAATCCTGAAACTGGTCAAACTTTGATTTCAGGTATGGGTGAACTTCACCTTGATATCATGGTTGAACGTATGAGACGTGAATTTAACGTTGAAGCTAAGATTGGTGAACCACAAGTTGCTTACCGTGAAACCTTTACTAAGGAAGCTAAAGCACAAGGTAAGTTCGTTCGTCAATCAGGTGGTAAGGGTCAATACGGTGATGTATGGATTGACTTTACTCCTAATGAAGAAGGTAAGGGCTACGAATTCGAAGACGCTATCGTTGGTGGTGTTGTTCCTCGTGAATTTATCCCTTCAGTTGACCAAGGTTTACAAGAAGCTATGAAGAATGGTGTTCTTGCTGGTTACCCATTGATCGATGTTAAGGCTAAACTTTACGATGGTAGTTACCACGAAGTTGACTCATCAGAAGCTGCATTTAAGGTTGCTGCTTCACTTGCATTGAGAAATGCTGCTTCAAAGGCTGGCGCAGTTATCTTGGAACCAATTATGAAGGTTCAAGTAACTACTCCAGAAGAATACTTAGGTGATGTTATGGGTTCAATCACTGCTCGTCGTGGTACCATGGAAGGTATGGAAGACAGAGCTGGTGCTAAGATTATTAACTCATTTGTTCCACTTTCAGAAATGTTTGGTTACGCAACTACTTTGCGTTCATCAACTCAAGGTCGTGGTACATTTACTATGGTATTTGATCACTACTCACCAACTCCTAAGTCAATTCAAGCTGATATTATTAAGAAACGCGGCGGCGACGCTGAATAA
- the rpsG gene encoding 30S ribosomal protein S7: MPRKGHVTKRDVLADPVYNSKLVTKLINHLMIDGKRAKASSILYDAFNIVQDKTGKEPLDVFEEAMNNVMPVLEVRARRIGGSNYQIPVEVRPERRTTLGLRWLVSYARLRNEHTMDERLANEIIDASNNTGSAVKKREDVHRMAEANRAFAHYRF; encoded by the coding sequence ATGCCTAGAAAAGGTCACGTAACTAAGAGAGACGTTTTAGCAGATCCAGTTTACAACTCAAAGCTTGTTACTAAGTTGATCAACCACTTAATGATCGATGGTAAGAGAGCTAAGGCATCTTCAATCCTTTACGATGCTTTCAACATTGTTCAAGACAAGACTGGTAAGGAACCACTTGATGTATTTGAAGAAGCTATGAACAACGTTATGCCAGTTTTGGAAGTTAGAGCTCGCCGTATCGGTGGTTCAAACTACCAAATCCCAGTAGAAGTACGTCCTGAAAGAAGAACTACTTTAGGCTTAAGATGGCTTGTTTCATACGCTCGTTTACGTAACGAACATACTATGGATGAACGTTTAGCTAACGAAATCATTGATGCTTCAAACAACACTGGTTCAGCAGTTAAGAAGCGTGAAGACGTTCACCGTATGGCTGAAGCTAACCGTGCATTTGCACACTACCGCTTCTAA
- the rpsL gene encoding 30S ribosomal protein S12 yields the protein MPTINQLVRKGRHSKVTKSKSPALNYSYNSMKKESVFNPAPQMRGVATRVGTMTPKKPNSALRKYARVRLSNLIEVTAYIPGEGHNLQEHSVVLIRGGRVKDLPGVRYHIVRGALDTAGVEGRKQSRSKYGTKKD from the coding sequence ATGCCAACCATTAATCAATTGGTAAGAAAAGGCCGTCATTCAAAGGTTACTAAATCAAAATCACCTGCTTTGAATTACAGCTACAACAGTATGAAGAAGGAATCAGTATTCAACCCAGCTCCACAAATGCGTGGTGTTGCAACTCGTGTTGGTACCATGACTCCAAAGAAGCCTAACTCAGCTTTACGTAAGTACGCTCGTGTACGTCTTTCAAACTTGATCGAAGTTACTGCTTACATTCCAGGGGAAGGCCACAACTTGCAAGAACACTCAGTTGTTTTAATCCGTGGTGGTCGTGTAAAGGACCTTCCTGGTGTACGTTACCATATCGTTCGTGGTGCCCTTGATACTGCTGGTGTTGAAGGCAGAAAGCAAAGCCGTTCTAAGTACGGTACTAAGAAAGATTAA
- a CDS encoding prepilin peptidase gives MNSIYFLLNFFIGACLASHANVIYERWDTRNFIFSRSYCDNCKSTLSLLDEIPLFSYLLLKGKCKYCQKNIPRELFFFELVGGFAFCTINFSDKSQIITSIFIFSLLLIAISDYYQNEFDLIFIFPAIITSILFNRIYLFNWIEWLSFLPVLIVLSIYSFKQKMGLGDLLIYVLISTYFTPTFANLTLLFAALILIIIHFTENNLASYNYPFIPFIFIGLIISKFIFEQ, from the coding sequence TTGAACTCAATATATTTTTTACTTAATTTTTTCATAGGAGCATGCTTAGCTTCACATGCAAACGTTATATACGAACGATGGGATACTCGTAACTTTATCTTTTCTCGGTCTTATTGTGATAATTGTAAAAGTACTCTTTCACTATTGGACGAAATTCCTCTATTCTCTTATTTACTTTTGAAAGGCAAATGTAAGTATTGCCAAAAAAATATTCCGCGTGAATTATTCTTTTTTGAACTAGTTGGTGGCTTTGCTTTTTGTACAATAAATTTTAGTGATAAAAGTCAAATTATCACTTCTATCTTTATTTTTTCTCTTCTTTTAATTGCAATCTCTGATTATTATCAAAATGAATTTGATTTAATTTTTATTTTTCCAGCAATTATTACTTCTATTTTATTTAATCGCATTTACTTATTTAACTGGATTGAATGGCTATCTTTTCTACCAGTTTTGATAGTCCTTAGTATTTATTCATTTAAACAAAAAATGGGATTAGGTGATTTATTAATCTATGTCCTAATCTCCACTTATTTTACTCCCACTTTTGCAAACTTAACTTTACTTTTTGCTGCTTTAATTTTAATAATCATTCATTTTACAGAAAATAATTTAGCTTCATATAATTATCCATTTATTCCATTCATTTTTATTGGACTAATTATTTCAAAATTTATTTTTGAACAATAA
- the rpoC gene encoding DNA-directed RNA polymerase subunit beta', with amino-acid sequence MIDVNKFESMQIGLASPNKIRSWSYGEVKKPETINYRTLKPEKDGLFDERIFGPTKDWSCACGKYKGVRYRGIVCDRCGVEVTSSKVRRERMGHIELAAPVTHIWYFKGIPSRMGLVLDISPRLLEEVIYFAAYIVIDPGDTDLEPKQLLTEAEYREQKAKYGNRFEAKMGAEAIRELLKKVDLDKEVKNLKKELQTATGQKRTRAIRRLDILDAFKNSGNKPEWMVMDAVPVIPPDLRPMVQLEGGRFATSDLNDLYRRVINRNNRLKRLLDLNAPNIIVQNEKRMLQEAVDALIDNGRRGRPVVGPGNRPLKSLSHMLKGKQGRFRQNLLGKRVDYSGRSVIDVSPKLKFYQCGVPRPMALELFKPFVMHELVKRGIASNIKNAKRKIDREDDDIWDVLEDVIKERPVLLNRAPTLHRLSIQAFEPVLVPGKSIRLHPLACEAYNADFDGDQMAIHVPLSDEAVAESRLLMLAAHHILAPKDGKPIVTPSQDVVLGNYWLTQAERGREGEGMIFSSPAEATVAYENGDIHYHTIIGMSADAMPKKPWPKGHEHGIFITTYGKLVFNQLFPDDYFYVNEPTEKNLNDPLDAKYFLNEGEDINSKINEVADDLIASPFKSSFLSDSIATIYKYYKVQRTSEYLDDLKELGYTSSTTSGITIGMNDVPEIGDKDEKVAKARKQVDVVSKQFRRGLITEQERHDRVISIWNACKDEIQNEIAQIHSPRNPISIMADSGARGNISNFTQLAGMRGLMATPNGGLFEIPVTSNFKEGLSVLELFMSTHGARKGMTDTALKTAQSGYLTRRLVDVAQDVIIRDDDCGTDRGITVSAIMEGDEMIEPLFDRLVGRFTAETVKDPETGEAIVGRDVMMDENMAHKICDAGVTHVKIRSILTCDTPHGVCRKCYGMNLATGEEVEVGEVVGTVAAQSIGEPGTQLTLRTFHNGGVAGAEDITQGLPRVQELFEARNPKGRATISEVDGVIDSIQENPAEHTREITVKGKIDTRSYSVPYTASVAVSEGDYVHRGDKLTLGSVDPKELIQVTDTLTTEKYILAEVQKAYRMQGVDIADKHVEVLTRQMLQKVRVLDPGETDILPGEVMDIGQFRDRNKEVIISGGIPATAQSIILSITKAALETNSFLSAASFQETTRVLTDASIRGKNDPLLGLKENVIIGKIIPAGTGMPIYRSMEPEADVKKPDSVYSIADIEKQMKEKDKTK; translated from the coding sequence TTGATCGACGTAAATAAGTTTGAAAGTATGCAAATTGGTCTTGCATCACCTAACAAGATCAGAAGCTGGTCGTATGGTGAAGTTAAGAAGCCAGAAACCATCAACTACCGTACTTTAAAGCCAGAAAAAGATGGCTTGTTTGATGAAAGAATTTTTGGACCAACTAAAGATTGGTCATGTGCTTGTGGTAAGTACAAGGGTGTTAGATACCGTGGTATCGTTTGTGACCGTTGTGGTGTAGAAGTTACTTCTTCAAAGGTAAGAAGAGAACGTATGGGTCACATTGAATTAGCTGCTCCTGTAACTCACATTTGGTACTTCAAAGGTATCCCATCAAGAATGGGATTGGTATTGGATATTTCTCCAAGATTGCTTGAAGAAGTTATCTACTTTGCTGCGTATATCGTAATTGATCCAGGTGATACTGACCTTGAACCTAAGCAATTGTTAACTGAAGCTGAATATCGTGAACAAAAAGCAAAATACGGTAATCGCTTTGAAGCTAAGATGGGTGCTGAAGCTATTCGTGAATTGCTTAAGAAGGTTGACCTTGATAAAGAAGTTAAGAATTTGAAGAAAGAACTTCAAACTGCAACTGGTCAAAAGCGTACTCGTGCAATTAGACGTTTAGATATTTTGGATGCATTTAAGAATTCTGGTAACAAACCTGAATGGATGGTTATGGATGCTGTTCCAGTTATCCCACCAGATCTTCGTCCAATGGTTCAACTTGAAGGTGGACGTTTTGCAACTTCAGATTTGAACGATTTATATAGACGTGTCATTAACCGTAATAATCGTTTGAAGAGATTACTTGACTTGAATGCTCCAAATATTATCGTTCAAAATGAAAAGCGTATGCTTCAAGAAGCTGTAGATGCTTTGATCGATAATGGACGTCGTGGTCGTCCTGTTGTTGGACCAGGTAACCGTCCACTTAAGTCACTTTCACACATGCTTAAAGGTAAGCAAGGTCGTTTCCGTCAAAACTTGCTTGGTAAGCGTGTAGACTATTCTGGTCGTTCAGTTATTGATGTTTCACCAAAATTGAAGTTCTATCAATGTGGTGTTCCTCGTCCAATGGCTTTGGAATTGTTTAAGCCATTTGTAATGCACGAATTGGTTAAGCGTGGTATTGCTTCTAACATTAAGAATGCTAAGCGTAAGATTGATCGTGAAGATGATGATATCTGGGACGTACTTGAAGACGTTATTAAGGAACGTCCAGTTCTTTTAAACCGTGCACCTACTCTTCACCGTTTGAGTATTCAAGCATTTGAACCTGTTTTGGTACCAGGTAAATCAATTAGACTTCACCCATTAGCTTGTGAAGCTTACAATGCCGACTTCGATGGTGACCAGATGGCCATCCACGTACCACTTTCAGATGAAGCTGTTGCTGAATCACGTTTGCTTATGCTTGCAGCTCACCATATCTTAGCTCCTAAGGATGGTAAGCCAATTGTTACTCCATCACAGGATGTTGTTTTGGGTAACTACTGGTTAACTCAAGCTGAACGTGGCCGTGAAGGCGAAGGCATGATCTTTAGTTCACCAGCAGAAGCAACTGTAGCTTACGAAAATGGTGATATTCACTATCATACTATTATTGGTATGTCAGCTGATGCTATGCCTAAGAAGCCATGGCCTAAGGGACACGAACATGGTATTTTCATTACTACTTACGGTAAGCTTGTCTTTAATCAATTGTTCCCAGACGATTACTTTTATGTCAATGAACCAACTGAGAAGAACTTGAATGATCCATTGGATGCTAAGTACTTCTTAAATGAAGGTGAAGATATTAATAGTAAAATCAATGAAGTGGCTGATGATTTGATCGCTAGTCCATTCAAGAGTAGCTTCTTATCAGATTCAATTGCTACTATTTACAAGTATTACAAGGTTCAAAGAACTTCAGAATACTTGGATGACTTGAAGGAATTAGGTTACACTAGTTCAACTACTTCAGGTATTACTATTGGTATGAATGACGTTCCTGAAATTGGTGATAAAGATGAAAAGGTAGCTAAAGCACGTAAGCAAGTTGATGTTGTTTCTAAACAATTTAGACGTGGTTTAATTACTGAACAAGAACGTCACGATCGAGTAATTAGTATTTGGAATGCATGTAAGGATGAAATCCAAAACGAAATTGCTCAAATCCACTCACCACGTAACCCAATTTCAATCATGGCCGACTCAGGTGCCCGTGGTAACATTTCTAACTTTACTCAGTTAGCTGGTATGCGTGGATTGATGGCCACTCCTAACGGTGGTTTGTTCGAAATTCCTGTTACTTCAAACTTTAAAGAAGGTTTGTCAGTATTGGAATTGTTCATGTCCACTCACGGTGCTCGTAAGGGTATGACTGATACAGCTTTGAAGACTGCTCAGTCAGGTTACTTAACTCGTCGTTTGGTTGATGTTGCACAGGATGTTATTATTCGTGATGATGATTGTGGTACTGATAGAGGTATTACAGTTAGTGCAATTATGGAAGGCGACGAAATGATTGAACCATTATTCGATCGTTTAGTTGGTCGTTTCACTGCTGAAACTGTTAAGGATCCTGAGACTGGTGAAGCAATCGTTGGTAGAGACGTAATGATGGACGAAAACATGGCTCATAAGATCTGTGATGCAGGTGTAACTCATGTTAAGATTCGTTCAATCCTTACTTGTGATACCCCACACGGTGTATGTCGTAAGTGTTACGGTATGAACCTTGCTACTGGTGAAGAAGTTGAAGTTGGTGAAGTAGTTGGTACTGTTGCAGCACAATCAATTGGTGAACCAGGTACTCAGCTTACTTTGAGAACTTTCCACAACGGTGGGGTTGCCGGTGCTGAAGATATTACTCAAGGTTTGCCTCGTGTTCAAGAATTGTTTGAAGCACGTAACCCTAAGGGTCGTGCAACCATTTCTGAAGTAGATGGTGTAATTGATTCAATTCAAGAAAATCCAGCAGAACATACTCGTGAAATTACTGTTAAGGGTAAAATTGATACTAGAAGTTACAGTGTTCCTTATACTGCTTCAGTTGCTGTATCTGAGGGTGATTATGTTCACCGTGGTGATAAGTTAACTCTTGGTTCTGTTGACCCTAAGGAATTAATCCAAGTTACTGATACTTTAACTACTGAGAAGTATATTTTGGCTGAAGTTCAAAAGGCCTACAGAATGCAGGGTGTAGATATCGCTGACAAGCACGTCGAAGTATTGACTCGTCAAATGCTTCAAAAGGTTCGTGTTCTTGATCCGGGTGAAACTGACATCTTACCAGGTGAAGTTATGGATATCGGTCAATTTAGAGACCGTAATAAGGAAGTAATTATCTCTGGTGGTATTCCTGCAACTGCTCAAAGTATTATCTTAAGTATTACTAAGGCTGCTTTGGAAACTAACAGTTTCTTGTCAGCTGCTTCATTCCAAGAAACTACTCGTGTTCTTACTGATGCTTCAATCAGAGGTAAGAATGATCCGCTTCTTGGTCTTAAGGAAAATGTTATCATCGGTAAAATTATTCCAGCTGGTACTGGTATGCCAATTTACCGTAGCATGGAACCTGAAGCTGATGTTAAGAAACCAGATTCAGTATACTCAATTGCTGATATTGAAAAGCAAATGAAAGAAAAAGATAAGACTAAGTAA